Proteins encoded together in one Variovorax paradoxus EPS window:
- a CDS encoding xanthine dehydrogenase family protein molybdopterin-binding subunit, whose translation MEHSESGAVPTHVPLQDEPPGMRRRDLLGYAASAPLVSAAAAATVGLGGIAAPSSAKAAILPMTPPDTTDLIDIGDAVTLTALPTMPLVKVTNIANGRVRLELPRLESGQGIATAAAMMLADKLRLPLSAIEVGSADASPELIFNQLTGGSSSVRSLHAGMPLLGGLGGLLSGSANAVVGQRTTRLDALDIVTGRKKFSMDQAVPEAKPTMVCRPPTINGKFVRINNLNTVTAMPGVLGIAPIPATNGIVPTPPGVAVMAETFGQAWAAVNALDVTWTAGPVAGESNASIQQKLKGALLPFLLPPLGALTVEGEFEFAAVSHCPMETECAIADVRADRAEIWSGLQSPIVTQQAIAIELGLPLDKVKVHAVPSGGSFGRRLFWDATLQAVQASKALGRPCKLMYHRTDDMRHGRVRPPMFHRARATMLLGQVIAFEQRIAGVRLDTRHGFGEMLGAAAIALPNGFPQTVGNFGIEQVMFKTMVTSPYNFGVTTKLLTPVPIDMNTCSYRSVHIQPSRLVEEILVDDMARALRKDPVAFRLEYLRLPRARAVLKAAAAAAQWGKAMPAGFAQGVGVHQESKSFTACIVEIDGRVPTDVKVIRATIVIDVGTPINPSGIEAQMQGGLCESISIVLTAGLHIQNGLPLEGSYSQYHFARMKSYPKDVKVIIMPASTGEAIGGLGEVGLSASSGAIANAYARATGRKPRSFPLNFPVDFTPIPPGKLPTPVVVPVPA comes from the coding sequence ATGGAACATTCCGAATCCGGCGCGGTCCCCACGCATGTGCCGCTCCAAGACGAACCACCCGGCATGCGCCGGCGGGACCTGTTGGGGTACGCGGCTTCCGCGCCGCTGGTTTCAGCCGCGGCCGCCGCCACCGTGGGCTTGGGCGGGATCGCCGCCCCTTCCTCGGCGAAGGCTGCGATCCTGCCGATGACACCGCCCGACACGACCGACCTGATCGACATCGGCGATGCGGTGACGCTCACCGCGCTGCCGACCATGCCGCTGGTCAAGGTAACCAACATCGCCAACGGCCGCGTGCGGCTCGAGCTTCCGCGGCTGGAGTCGGGGCAGGGCATTGCCACCGCCGCCGCGATGATGCTGGCCGACAAGCTGCGCCTGCCGCTCAGCGCCATCGAGGTCGGCTCGGCGGACGCCAGCCCCGAGCTGATCTTCAACCAGCTCACCGGCGGCTCGTCGAGCGTGCGTTCGCTGCATGCCGGCATGCCGTTGCTCGGCGGCCTGGGCGGGCTGCTTTCTGGCAGCGCGAACGCGGTGGTCGGGCAGCGCACGACGCGGCTCGACGCGCTGGACATCGTGACCGGCCGCAAGAAGTTCTCGATGGACCAGGCCGTGCCCGAAGCCAAGCCCACCATGGTGTGCCGGCCTCCGACCATCAACGGCAAGTTCGTGCGCATCAACAACCTGAACACGGTGACGGCGATGCCGGGCGTGCTGGGCATTGCGCCGATCCCCGCGACGAACGGCATCGTGCCCACGCCACCCGGCGTGGCAGTGATGGCCGAGACTTTCGGGCAGGCCTGGGCCGCGGTGAACGCGCTCGATGTCACCTGGACGGCCGGGCCCGTTGCCGGCGAGTCCAACGCGAGCATCCAGCAGAAGCTCAAGGGCGCGCTCTTGCCGTTCCTGCTGCCACCGCTGGGCGCGCTCACGGTCGAGGGCGAGTTCGAGTTCGCGGCGGTCTCGCACTGCCCGATGGAAACCGAATGCGCCATCGCCGACGTGCGCGCCGACCGGGCCGAGATCTGGTCGGGCCTGCAGAGCCCGATCGTCACGCAGCAGGCCATCGCCATCGAGCTGGGCTTGCCGCTGGACAAGGTCAAGGTGCATGCGGTGCCTTCGGGCGGCTCCTTCGGGCGACGGCTCTTCTGGGACGCGACGCTGCAGGCGGTGCAGGCCTCCAAGGCGCTGGGCCGGCCCTGCAAGCTGATGTACCACCGCACCGACGACATGCGCCACGGCCGCGTGCGTCCGCCCATGTTCCACCGGGCGCGCGCCACGATGCTGCTGGGCCAGGTCATCGCGTTCGAACAGCGCATCGCCGGGGTACGGCTCGATACGCGCCACGGCTTCGGTGAGATGCTGGGCGCCGCGGCCATCGCGCTGCCCAACGGCTTTCCGCAGACGGTGGGCAACTTCGGCATCGAGCAGGTCATGTTCAAGACCATGGTCACGTCGCCCTACAACTTCGGCGTGACCACCAAGCTCCTGACGCCGGTGCCGATCGACATGAACACCTGCTCGTACCGCTCGGTGCACATCCAGCCTTCGCGGCTGGTGGAGGAGATCCTGGTCGACGACATGGCCCGGGCGCTGCGCAAGGACCCGGTCGCGTTCCGGCTCGAGTACCTGCGGCTGCCGCGCGCACGCGCGGTGCTGAAGGCGGCTGCCGCGGCGGCGCAATGGGGCAAGGCGATGCCGGCGGGCTTTGCCCAGGGCGTGGGCGTGCACCAGGAGTCGAAGTCTTTCACGGCCTGCATCGTCGAGATCGATGGACGGGTGCCGACCGATGTGAAGGTCATCCGCGCCACCATCGTGATCGACGTAGGCACGCCGATCAATCCATCGGGCATCGAGGCGCAGATGCAGGGCGGGCTGTGCGAGTCGATCTCCATCGTGTTGACGGCGGGGTTGCACATCCAGAACGGCCTGCCGCTGGAGGGCAGCTATTCGCAGTACCACTTCGCGCGCATGAAGAGCTACCCGAAGGACGTGAAGGTCATCATCATGCCGGCCAGCACCGGCGAGGCGATCGGCGGGCTGGGTGAGGTGGGCCTCTCGGCCAGTTCGGGTGCCATCGCCAACGCGTATGCACGCGCCACCGGCCGCAAGCCGCGCAGCTTCCCGCTGAATTTCCCGGTCGATTTCACCCCCATCCCCCCGGGCAAGCTGCCCACGCCGGTCGTCGTGCCGGTACCCGCCTGA
- a CDS encoding MarR family winged helix-turn-helix transcriptional regulator translates to MHAPLELKTDYINVLLDLASERTRDRGSRVYEIEVGLSIRDVRLLRMIGGAPGITMGQLVQTCAIEKTLVSKLVGSLVQRELVQRQIGSEDARQIHLCLTPSGIDLVLQAEPIGREMEARFLDCLTVAEVAALHRILNKIIDAEAGSRDVFEFLLTQLRESKAADSSSTPPSGTSRKK, encoded by the coding sequence ATGCACGCACCACTCGAACTGAAAACCGACTACATCAACGTCCTGCTCGACCTGGCGTCCGAGCGAACGAGAGACCGTGGTTCCCGCGTGTACGAGATCGAAGTCGGCCTGTCGATCCGCGATGTGCGGCTGCTTCGCATGATCGGCGGCGCGCCCGGCATCACGATGGGCCAACTGGTGCAGACCTGCGCCATCGAGAAAACGCTGGTCTCCAAGCTCGTGGGCTCGCTGGTGCAGCGCGAGCTGGTGCAGCGCCAGATCGGCAGCGAAGACGCGCGTCAGATCCATCTGTGCCTCACGCCCTCCGGCATCGACCTCGTGCTGCAGGCCGAGCCCATCGGGCGAGAAATGGAAGCCCGCTTCCTCGATTGCCTCACCGTGGCCGAAGTCGCCGCCCTGCACCGCATCCTGAACAAGATCATCGATGCGGAAGCGGGTTCGCGCGACGTCTTCGAATTTCTGCTGACCCAACTGCGCGAAAGCAAGGCTGCGGATTCCTCTTCAACACCTCCCTCTGGCACCTCTCGAAAGAAGTAA
- a CDS encoding ABC transporter substrate-binding protein — MAISLSLRRAFAAALPALALSFSAAACAETVLRTVPSSDLKILDPIWTTANITRNHGLMIYDTLFGMDEKGAIKPQMVEKYTASPDNKVWTFTLRPGLKFHDGAPVTSQDVIASLARWAKRDTLGQKMYEAMDSITAEGPNGFRMTFKQPFGVVLDALGKPNPLVPFIMPRRVAETPADKQIEEMVGSGPFTLAKADFRPGDRVIYRKNAAYVPRKEAPSGLAGGKVVNVDRVEWVLLRDPQTQVNALLNGEVDMVEAVPASGFTDMRTNPKIELVDVMPAGPFTAIYNHKVPPFNNPKALKAAMLAINQEAMLRAQATFRDFYKPCASIYLCGSMYSSDKTGFFTGKPQFEEARKLLKESGYDGKPVVILLPGDAPALNKMPAVYGQLLKQVGFNVDVQTTDWATLVTRRTKKDLPENGGWNVFITFWGGVDASNPISYGPLTGNGDKGFFGWPTDPELEALKSRFIETTDLAQRKDIATQIQLRVLEGGVIAPLGEGKAPTAVRRGVVSGLLPSPAVLYWNVRKN; from the coding sequence ATGGCTATTTCACTCTCGCTGCGCCGCGCGTTCGCGGCCGCCCTGCCGGCATTGGCGCTCTCGTTCTCGGCCGCGGCCTGCGCGGAGACTGTGCTGCGCACCGTGCCTTCGTCGGACCTGAAGATCCTCGACCCGATCTGGACCACCGCCAACATCACGCGCAACCACGGGCTCATGATCTACGACACGCTTTTCGGCATGGACGAAAAGGGCGCGATCAAGCCGCAGATGGTCGAGAAATACACCGCCAGTCCCGACAACAAGGTCTGGACCTTCACGCTGCGCCCGGGCCTGAAGTTCCACGACGGCGCGCCCGTCACCTCGCAGGACGTGATCGCCTCGCTCGCCCGCTGGGCCAAGCGCGACACGCTCGGCCAGAAGATGTACGAGGCCATGGACAGCATCACCGCGGAAGGCCCCAACGGCTTTCGCATGACCTTCAAGCAGCCCTTCGGCGTGGTGCTCGACGCGCTGGGCAAGCCCAATCCGCTGGTGCCGTTCATCATGCCCAGGCGCGTGGCCGAAACGCCCGCCGACAAGCAGATCGAAGAGATGGTCGGCTCCGGTCCCTTCACGCTGGCCAAGGCGGACTTTCGCCCGGGCGACCGCGTGATCTACCGCAAGAACGCCGCGTACGTGCCGCGCAAGGAAGCGCCATCGGGCCTCGCTGGCGGCAAGGTGGTGAACGTGGACCGCGTCGAATGGGTGCTGCTGCGCGACCCGCAGACGCAAGTCAACGCTCTGCTCAACGGCGAGGTCGACATGGTCGAGGCCGTACCCGCCTCCGGCTTCACCGACATGCGAACCAACCCGAAGATCGAGCTGGTGGACGTGATGCCCGCAGGCCCTTTCACGGCGATCTACAACCACAAGGTCCCGCCCTTCAACAACCCGAAGGCGTTGAAGGCAGCCATGCTCGCCATCAACCAGGAAGCCATGCTGCGCGCTCAGGCCACCTTCCGTGACTTCTACAAGCCATGCGCGTCCATTTACCTGTGCGGCTCGATGTATTCGAGCGACAAGACGGGCTTCTTCACCGGCAAGCCGCAGTTCGAGGAGGCCCGCAAGCTCTTGAAGGAGTCGGGCTACGACGGCAAGCCAGTCGTCATCCTGCTGCCGGGTGATGCGCCGGCGCTCAACAAGATGCCCGCCGTCTACGGACAGTTGCTCAAGCAAGTGGGCTTCAACGTCGACGTGCAGACCACCGACTGGGCCACGCTCGTGACGCGCCGCACCAAGAAGGACCTTCCGGAAAACGGTGGCTGGAACGTCTTCATCACGTTCTGGGGCGGTGTGGATGCCAGCAACCCCATCAGCTATGGCCCGCTGACCGGCAACGGCGACAAGGGCTTCTTCGGCTGGCCGACCGATCCGGAGCTCGAAGCGCTGAAGTCGCGCTTCATCGAAACCACCGACCTGGCGCAGCGCAAGGACATCGCCACGCAGATCCAGCTTCGCGTGCTCGAAGGCGGCGTGATCGCGCCGCTCGGCGAAGGCAAGGCGCCCACCGCCGTGCGCCGCGGTGTGGTGAGCGGCCTGCTGCCCTCGCCCGCCGTCCTGTACTGGAACGTGCGCAAGAACTAG
- a CDS encoding ATP-binding protein: MHTSLASDRRTGLGRWIATLCLAVLPLANAAAADARPEGALHITQAQLLSVPGTGYSEPPRQIEDADLPAEGWREVSLPHTAERELVPTPLGGVRTITDWYRIDLAGTAPSEQQRLLFLYLPRWKTLGHIAVYGDRVLLYQSHGSPIHNGYNHPLLLPLNATAGTPSPTSVLIRVDRLRSSGSGFSTVWVGDEASLNWRYQIRQLLQVQVPAMGSAAFLAVGAFALAVYLGKRRESLYLLFFAISALAFLRTLHYYVGGNYFPVSDELFEWMTVSSLIWLIVAIHLFLERLHQQPSPWLTRLSVTLATACSIATLPHLSPSIASLYLVTPLLNLMVLPVAVLIFAVNLRKALRAKLPEGRLVAGWTVFALTFTSYDGLLQNNLVSPESVYTSPYAIISLFFVFSYIMFERYTGAFAEVARLNKGLAQRLQAREAELEQSYQRLRVIENQQMLDAERRRLMQDMHDGLGSSLISAIRSVERGAMSDTEISEVLRGCMDDLKLAIDSMESVDADLLLLLATLRFRLAPRIESAGVALRWEVQPVPALPWLDPGSALHILRIMQECIANVLRHTRASIISFSTATAGEGVSVVIEDNGAGFDVQEALQRSGRGLRNQQQRAMAFGGTVNWESGSGGTRFTLWLPLQRKVDAEKAVRAA; this comes from the coding sequence ATGCACACGTCGCTCGCCTCCGATCGCCGCACCGGACTGGGCCGCTGGATCGCGACGTTGTGCCTGGCAGTGTTGCCGCTCGCGAATGCGGCGGCTGCCGACGCGCGGCCCGAGGGCGCGCTGCACATCACGCAGGCGCAATTGCTGTCCGTTCCCGGCACGGGTTATTCCGAGCCTCCGCGGCAGATCGAAGATGCCGACCTTCCGGCCGAGGGATGGAGGGAGGTCAGCCTTCCGCACACGGCCGAGCGCGAGCTGGTTCCCACGCCGTTGGGCGGCGTGCGCACCATCACCGACTGGTATCGCATCGACCTCGCCGGCACGGCGCCTTCTGAACAGCAGCGCCTTCTCTTTCTTTACCTGCCGCGCTGGAAGACGCTCGGCCACATCGCGGTGTACGGCGACCGCGTGCTGCTCTACCAGTCGCATGGCAGCCCGATTCACAACGGCTACAACCATCCGCTGCTGCTGCCGCTGAATGCGACGGCCGGCACGCCTTCTCCGACATCGGTGCTGATCCGCGTCGACCGCCTGCGCAGCAGCGGAAGCGGCTTCTCGACTGTGTGGGTGGGCGACGAGGCCTCGCTGAACTGGCGCTACCAGATCCGCCAACTGCTGCAGGTTCAGGTGCCGGCCATGGGCAGCGCGGCGTTCCTGGCGGTGGGTGCCTTCGCCCTCGCGGTGTACCTGGGCAAGCGGCGCGAGTCGCTCTACCTGCTGTTCTTCGCCATCTCGGCATTGGCCTTCCTGCGGACGCTTCACTACTACGTCGGCGGCAACTACTTTCCGGTCTCCGACGAGTTGTTCGAGTGGATGACGGTGTCCTCGCTGATCTGGCTGATCGTCGCGATCCACCTCTTCCTGGAGCGCCTGCACCAGCAGCCCTCGCCTTGGTTGACCCGCCTGTCTGTGACGCTGGCGACGGCCTGCAGCATCGCCACGCTGCCGCACCTGTCGCCGTCCATCGCGAGCCTCTACCTCGTCACGCCGCTGCTCAACCTGATGGTGCTGCCGGTCGCCGTGCTGATCTTTGCGGTGAACCTGCGCAAGGCATTGCGCGCCAAGCTGCCCGAAGGTCGGCTGGTGGCGGGATGGACTGTCTTCGCGCTCACGTTCACGTCCTACGACGGGCTGCTGCAGAACAACCTGGTGAGCCCGGAGAGCGTGTACACCTCGCCCTACGCGATCATCAGCCTCTTCTTCGTCTTCTCTTACATCATGTTCGAGCGGTACACCGGTGCGTTTGCCGAGGTGGCACGGCTGAACAAGGGGCTGGCCCAGCGCCTGCAGGCGCGCGAGGCCGAGCTGGAGCAGAGCTACCAGCGGCTGCGCGTGATCGAGAACCAGCAGATGCTCGATGCCGAGCGCCGGCGGCTGATGCAGGACATGCACGACGGGCTGGGCTCGTCGCTGATCAGCGCCATCCGTTCGGTGGAGCGGGGCGCCATGAGCGACACCGAGATCTCCGAAGTGCTCAGGGGCTGCATGGACGACCTGAAGCTGGCCATCGACTCCATGGAGAGCGTGGACGCCGACCTGCTGCTGCTGCTCGCCACCCTGCGCTTTCGCCTGGCGCCGCGCATCGAGAGCGCCGGCGTCGCACTGCGCTGGGAGGTACAGCCCGTGCCCGCGCTGCCCTGGCTGGACCCCGGGAGCGCGCTGCACATCCTGCGGATCATGCAGGAGTGCATCGCCAACGTGCTGCGCCACACGCGGGCCAGCATCATCAGCTTCAGCACCGCGACGGCGGGCGAGGGCGTCTCGGTGGTGATCGAGGACAACGGCGCGGGGTTCGACGTGCAGGAGGCCCTGCAGCGAAGCGGCCGGGGGCTGCGCAACCAGCAGCAGCGCGCCATGGCGTTCGGCGGAACGGTGAATTGGGAGTCCGGCAGCGGCGGAACGCGCTTCACGCTGTGGCTTCCGCTTCAGCGCAAGGTCGATGCAGAAAAGGCAGTGCGGGCTGCTTGA
- a CDS encoding Crp/Fnr family transcriptional regulator encodes MSSNAMETMLRESLWAQTLTAEELDRVVRESHEREVPAGGFALRRGEPADLWIGIIEGLVKMSVSLADGRVSTFTGVTTGGWAGEGSLLKPGPWRYDGVAMRPTRLACVPRHTFERLLSTNIEFNRFLLSHINARLSLFIGLMEFDRLLGPDARVARCLASLFDPVLYPQTSSFVRLSQDEIGLLSAVSRQRANRALHELERAGLLRVEHGGVEVLDLAGLRGYLGETESVATAYARR; translated from the coding sequence ATGTCGTCGAACGCCATGGAAACCATGCTCCGCGAGAGCCTGTGGGCACAGACCCTGACGGCCGAGGAGCTCGACCGCGTGGTCCGCGAGTCGCACGAACGCGAGGTGCCGGCCGGCGGTTTCGCGCTGCGCCGCGGCGAACCCGCCGATCTCTGGATCGGCATCATCGAAGGTCTGGTGAAGATGTCGGTCTCGCTGGCCGACGGCCGCGTTTCCACGTTCACCGGCGTGACCACCGGCGGCTGGGCCGGCGAAGGCTCGCTGCTCAAGCCCGGCCCGTGGCGCTACGACGGCGTGGCCATGCGGCCGACCCGCCTGGCCTGCGTGCCGCGCCACACCTTCGAACGGCTGCTCTCGACGAACATCGAATTCAACCGGTTCCTGCTCTCGCACATCAATGCGCGCCTGAGCCTCTTTATCGGCCTCATGGAATTCGACCGACTGCTGGGCCCCGATGCGCGCGTCGCGCGCTGCCTCGCCAGCCTGTTCGACCCGGTGCTCTATCCGCAGACCAGCAGCTTCGTGCGCCTGAGCCAGGACGAGATCGGTCTCTTGTCCGCCGTTTCGCGTCAGCGCGCGAACAGGGCGCTGCACGAACTCGAACGCGCGGGGCTGCTGCGCGTGGAGCATGGCGGTGTCGAGGTGCTCGATCTTGCCGGGCTGCGTGGCTATCTCGGCGAGACCGAATCGGTGGCGACAGCGTACGCGCGCCGATAG
- a CDS encoding ABC transporter permease has product MLNFLLRRGLATAPVLLIVAVIVFLLLRMTPGDPAAAIAGDGATVQDIERIRAQLGLDAPVVSQFFGWLGHVLRGDLGYSYFYKMTVTELIGQRLEPTLSVAALTVVLTVLIAVPLGVLAASRRGGRLDRFIMSASVLGFSVPVFVAGYLMIWLFSMQLGWLPSQGYNRIGEGVGPWLRNLVLPCVTLAVMYAALIARVTRAAVSEALTEDYVRTARAKGISERRMLIRHALANAAVPIATIIGLSVAGLIGGVVVTETIYAIPGLGQLTVDAVLSRDYPLIQGITLFFSLVYVVVNLLVDLSYLLLDPRIRY; this is encoded by the coding sequence ATGCTCAATTTCCTGCTGCGGCGCGGCCTGGCCACGGCGCCCGTGCTCCTGATCGTGGCCGTCATCGTCTTTCTCCTGCTGCGCATGACGCCCGGCGATCCGGCGGCGGCCATCGCGGGCGACGGCGCCACCGTGCAGGACATCGAGCGCATTCGCGCGCAGCTCGGCCTGGACGCACCGGTCGTCAGCCAGTTCTTCGGATGGCTGGGCCACGTGCTGCGCGGCGACCTGGGCTACTCGTACTTCTACAAGATGACCGTGACCGAGCTGATCGGCCAACGGCTGGAGCCCACGCTGTCTGTGGCCGCCCTCACGGTCGTGCTCACCGTGCTCATCGCCGTGCCGCTGGGCGTGCTGGCGGCTTCGCGGCGCGGCGGCCGGCTCGATCGCTTCATCATGAGCGCATCGGTCCTCGGCTTTTCGGTGCCGGTGTTCGTCGCGGGCTACCTGATGATCTGGCTGTTCTCGATGCAGCTGGGCTGGCTGCCGTCGCAGGGCTACAACCGCATCGGCGAAGGCGTCGGCCCGTGGCTGCGCAACCTGGTGCTGCCTTGCGTCACGCTGGCCGTGATGTATGCGGCGCTGATCGCGCGGGTCACGCGGGCGGCGGTTTCCGAGGCGCTGACCGAAGACTACGTGCGCACCGCGCGCGCCAAGGGCATCTCCGAGCGCCGCATGCTGATTCGCCACGCGCTCGCCAATGCGGCCGTGCCGATCGCCACCATCATCGGCCTGAGCGTGGCGGGCCTCATCGGCGGCGTGGTGGTGACCGAAACCATCTATGCCATACCGGGCCTCGGCCAGTTGACGGTGGACGCCGTGCTCTCGCGCGACTACCCGCTCATCCAGGGCATCACTCTCTTCTTCTCGCTCGTCTACGTGGTCGTGAACCTGCTGGTGGACCTGAGCTACCTGCTGCTCGATCCGCGCATCCGCTACTGA
- a CDS encoding ABC transporter permease, translating to MTSISPPVDTTTAAPRSHRKPSLLRRVFANAAVRTGSVLLCLMVVLAVAAPWLYTIDPNAMDPANSHLSPGAHAEFTTLAGDSFQRFFPMGTDSMGRDIWSRTAYGARISLSVGVAVALGSVALGMLVGMVAGYFRRLDGTIMRVMDGVMAIPGILFAIVLVAVWRPSLWTVILAIVVPETPRVARLVRSVVLSVREEPYVEAAIGLDTPTWKLMLRHILPNTVAPLIVQGTFVCAAAMLAEAVMSFLGIGLPSDVPTWGNIMSEGRAYFTSHPSTVLLPGVFLAATVLAVNMLGDGLRDALDPKFNKRGS from the coding sequence ATGACTTCGATTTCTCCGCCGGTGGACACGACGACGGCAGCGCCGCGCAGCCATCGCAAGCCCTCCCTGCTGCGCCGCGTCTTCGCGAACGCCGCCGTGCGCACGGGCAGCGTGCTCCTGTGCCTCATGGTCGTGCTCGCGGTCGCGGCCCCGTGGCTCTACACCATCGACCCCAACGCGATGGACCCGGCCAACTCGCACCTGTCGCCGGGCGCGCACGCCGAATTCACGACGCTGGCCGGCGACAGCTTCCAGCGCTTCTTCCCGATGGGCACGGACAGCATGGGCCGCGACATCTGGAGCCGCACGGCCTACGGTGCGCGCATCTCGCTGTCGGTGGGCGTGGCGGTCGCGCTGGGCTCGGTCGCGCTCGGGATGCTGGTGGGCATGGTCGCCGGCTACTTTCGCCGCCTCGACGGAACGATCATGCGGGTGATGGACGGGGTGATGGCGATCCCCGGCATCCTCTTCGCCATCGTGCTCGTCGCGGTCTGGCGGCCGAGCCTGTGGACGGTGATCCTCGCCATCGTCGTTCCCGAGACACCGCGCGTGGCGCGTCTCGTGCGCTCGGTCGTGCTGTCGGTTCGCGAAGAGCCGTATGTCGAGGCGGCCATCGGACTGGACACGCCCACGTGGAAGCTGATGCTGCGCCACATCCTGCCCAACACGGTGGCGCCGCTGATCGTTCAGGGCACCTTCGTCTGCGCGGCCGCCATGCTGGCGGAAGCGGTGATGTCGTTCCTCGGCATCGGCCTGCCTTCCGACGTGCCGACCTGGGGAAACATCATGTCGGAGGGTCGCGCGTATTTCACGTCGCACCCGTCGACCGTGCTGCTGCCCGGCGTCTTTCTCGCGGCCACGGTGCTGGCCGTGAACATGCTGGGCGATGGTCTGCGCGATGCGCTCGATCCCAAGTTCAACAAGCGCGGGAGCTGA
- a CDS encoding c-type cytochrome, which produces MKLLPIAALLLLFDSASVAVAQTTPVDLLRKNGCMACHGLVHKQVGPGFAQIAERYRNDPEAPPRLAEKIRNGSVGAWGRVIMPRQSLVSEADSRVLATWVLSQPPLAKR; this is translated from the coding sequence ATGAAGCTCCTCCCGATCGCCGCCCTGCTGTTGCTTTTCGACAGCGCCTCCGTCGCCGTCGCGCAGACCACGCCGGTGGACCTGCTCAGGAAGAACGGCTGCATGGCCTGTCACGGGCTCGTCCACAAGCAGGTCGGGCCGGGATTCGCGCAGATCGCGGAGCGCTATCGCAACGATCCGGAGGCGCCACCGCGGCTGGCCGAGAAGATCCGCAACGGCAGTGTCGGCGCGTGGGGCCGGGTCATCATGCCGCGGCAAAGCCTGGTGTCGGAGGCCGACTCGCGGGTGCTGGCGACCTGGGTGCTTTCGCAGCCTCCGCTGGCGAAGAGATAA
- a CDS encoding (2Fe-2S)-binding protein, giving the protein MPVQSFKVNGSNVDVEAPDDMALLWVLRDKLGITGPKYGCGINVCKACTCHVDGKAVTTCSTRVADVRGRQVTTIEGLANGNVLHPVQQAWMNLDVPQCGFCQPGQIMAAVDLLRRTRNPTDADIDAIENVCRCGTYGRIREAIKAAAAMMG; this is encoded by the coding sequence ATGCCCGTGCAATCTTTCAAGGTGAATGGCAGCAATGTCGATGTCGAGGCGCCCGACGACATGGCGCTGCTCTGGGTGCTGCGCGACAAGCTCGGCATCACCGGCCCGAAGTACGGCTGCGGCATCAACGTGTGCAAGGCCTGCACCTGCCACGTCGACGGCAAGGCGGTCACCACCTGCTCGACGCGGGTGGCCGACGTGCGCGGCCGGCAGGTGACGACCATCGAGGGGCTGGCCAACGGCAACGTGCTGCACCCGGTGCAACAGGCCTGGATGAACCTGGACGTGCCGCAGTGCGGCTTCTGCCAACCGGGGCAGATCATGGCGGCGGTCGACTTGCTGCGGCGCACCCGCAACCCGACCGATGCGGACATCGACGCCATCGAGAACGTGTGCCGATGCGGCACCTACGGGCGCATCCGGGAGGCGATCAAGGCCGCCGCGGCCATGATGGGCTAG